A stretch of DNA from Nitrospirota bacterium:
GGCCTCGCTCCTGCATGACGACGTGGTGGACCAGGCGGAGCTCAGAAGGGGCAGGCCCACCGCGCATTCCCTCTGGGGCAACCAGGTGGTCGTCCTGGTGGGAGACTACCTGTACTCCAACGCCCTCAGGGAGGCCGTTTTGCTGAGGAAACAGCGCATCATGGAGACCCTCTCGGAGGCCACCACGCGCATGACCCAGGGCGAGCTCCTCCAGCTTGAGAAGGTAAGCGACACCACCCTCACCGAGGAGGACTACCTGGAGATCATAAAGGCCAAGACCGGCGTGCTCATCTCGGCGGCCTGCCGCTCCGCGGGCATCCTGGCGGGGCTCACGCCCCGGAAGGAAGAGGCCCTGGCGGCATACGGGCTCCGGGCGGGCACGGCCTTCCAGATGGCAGACGACGTCCTGGATTACATGGCCCACGAGGACGACCTGGGCAAGAGGCTCGGGAAGGACCTGGACGAGGGGAAGATAACGCTGCCGCTCATCTGCCTTCTCCGTGCCGTCACCGAGGCCGAGAGAGTGGAAATAAACGACATCGTGGAAGGGGACCTGACGGAGGAGGGCCTCCGGCGCGTCATGGAGCTTTTCACGCGCTACGACGCCCTCACGGAGTCCATGGGCAAGGCAAGGGCTCTCGTGGAGGAGGCCAAGGCGGAGCTTCTGGTCTTTCCTCCATCCACGGCCCGGGACGAGATGTTCGAGATAGCGGAGTACGCTCTTCAGAGAGAAAAGTAGTGCACCCCATCGTGGAGCTGGCGAAGCGTGCGGCGGAGGAATACGTGAGACATGGGCGCGTGCTCGAAGCGCCGGCGGACCCCGATGGGGTCCTGGGACGGAAGGCGGCCGTCTTTGTCTGCGTGAAGACGGCGGGGCATCTCCGGGGCTGTATCGGCACGATGGCTCCCATGACCGAGAACGCCGCCCAGGAGACCATCAGAAACGCCGTGGCCGCCGTCGCGGAGGACCCGCGTTTTTTCCCCGTGGGCGAGGCCGAGCTCCGGGAGCTTGAATTTACGGTGGACGTCCTGTCCACCCCGGAGATTGTACAGAGCGCCTGGCACCTGGACACCCGGCGCTACGGCGTCATCGTTTCGAAGGGAGGACGCCGGGGGGTCCTCCTGCCGGACATCGAAGGGGTGGATACGGTGGAGAAGCAGCTCGAGATAGCCATGACCAAGGCGGGCATCGACCCGGGGGAGGAGGGCATGACGATCGAGAGGTTCGAGGTAGAGCGGTACCGATGAGCGATTTCCCCGAAAGAGGCTATCTCAGGAACTACAGCCTTCCCAGGATGCTCATCTTTCTCAACAGGCACCGGGTCACCGGCACGGTGTCCATCACGTCGCAGGGGACGAAGAAGGCCATCTACCTGAAGAAGGGCAACGCCGTTTTCGCCTCCTCCACCTACGAGGACGACCGCCTGGGCGAGATGCTGGTGAAGGCCGGCAAGATAACCGTGGCCCAGTACGACCGGGCGGTGACCGAGATGCTCGAGAGCGGAAAGCGCCTGGGCTCCGTCCTGGTGGAGCAGGGGACGCTCAGCCCCCAGGACCTTTTCTGGGGCGTGAAGTTTCAGGTGCAGGAGATCATCTACAGCCTCTTTCAGCTCCGGGACGGCGTGTACGAGTTCTCCGAGGGGAACGTGCCGGCGGAGCTTATCACGCTGGACCTGAGCATGGCCAAGATCATCTACGAAGGGGTCAAGCGCATCGAGGACTGGACGCGGATAAAGGCGGAGATGCCGCCTGCGGACACCGTCTTCGTCTACAGCCCCGACCCCCTGAGCCTCTTTCAGAAGGTGAGCCTTTCGGACGAGGGCCAGCGCATCCTCTCCCTGGTGGACGGCAGGCGCACCATATCGGATATCGTGGAGGCGGCCGGCATCAATAACTTCGAGGCCCTGAAGACCCTGTACGTCCTGTGCTCCATCGGCATGGTCACCGACTCCTCCCACAACGAGCCCGTGGCCTTCACGGTGGAGGACATCCTGAAGCCCCTGGATGACGAAAGGGACGAGTTCGTGGAGCGCGTCACCAGCATCCATGCCGCCCTGGGCTCCCTGAGCCACCACCAGCTCCTCTCGCTCGAGGAGGACGCCGGCCTCGACGACCTCAACAGGCAGTACTACAATCTCTCCAAGGAGTTCCATCCCGACCGCCACGGCAGCTCGGTGGACGAGACCATCAGGGAGAAGACCAACGACATCTTCCAGGCCATCACCCGGTCGTACCAGGTTCTGAAGGAGCAGATGAGCGGCCAGGCCCGGGGCGTGAGCCCCGGCCGGGCGCAGCCGGCCAGAGGGCAGGACGGCCTGACGCGGGAGATGCTCAGGGACGGGAAGGAGCGCATCAAGCAGGGCCGTTTCGGGGACGCCGCCGATTGCCTGAAAGTGGCCGTCGAGGCCGCCCCGGACTGTGTGGACTGCTGGACCCACTACGCCTTGGCCCTGAGCCGCCTTGCGGGGCGCCTTCCGGAGGCGGCCCGGGCCATGCTCGCGGCCCAGGAGCTTGAGCCGGACAACGCCGGCCACTATGCCAACCTCGGCCTGATCTATCTCCGGGGAAAGAAGCTCCGGGAGGCGCAGGAGCAGTTCGAGCGGGCCCTTGCCCTCGACCCTTCCAACCAGAAGGCACAGAAGGGACTCTCGCAAATCCCGGGCCGCGTCCCCTAAATGGGGGCGCCAGTGCCCTTTTTATCACACATTGAACCGGTCCCTTCAAGCAAACCGTTTCAATGTCCAGTCGTTCCGGCCCGTTGACCGGGGGCACCAGTGCCCTTCTTTACACGCTAAACCGAGCTATTACTTGAGCAAGGCGTTTCGATGTTCAGTCGTTCCGGCCCGTTGGCCGGTCGCTCCGGGCCGCGCCCGGGGCCCCCTTGGACTTCTCCTTGAGGGCGATATCTGTTATGGTCATCTCCTTGTCCACGGCCTTGCACATGTCATAGACGGCGAGGGCGGCGGCGGAGACGGCCACCAGGGCCTCCATCTCCACGCCCGTCTGGGCCACCGTGGAGACGGAGGCGGAAATGTCTATGCGGTTTTTCTTCGTGTCGGGGCGCAGGTCCACCTCGATTGAGGAAAGGGGGAGGGGGTGGCAGAGGGGGATGAGCTCCGGAGTCTTCTTGGCGGCCATGATGCCCGCCACGCGTGCGACGGCCAGGACGTCACCTTTGGGTATCCCGCCTTCGATGACGAGGGCGAGGGTCTCCTTCTTCATGCGTACCGAGCCCGTGGCCCGGGCCCGGCGGCGCACCGGAGGCTTCCCCGAGACGTCCACCATCCGGGCCTTGCCCCTTTCGTCAAGGTGGGTGAGCCTGGCCATCCCTCGCTCCGTGGGCCTCAGTCCAGTTCCTTCAGCTTGCGTGCGGCCGCCTCGGCCGTCTTGTCCTTGGGGTACTTCTCGATGAGGGACCTGAGGACCCCCTTGGCGGCCTTGACGTTCTTGTCCCCGGGCAGTTTCAGGAAGGCGTAGGCCTGCTTGAGCATGGCGGCGGGCACCTTGGGGCTGTCGGCGTATTTTTCCAGGACTTCCTCGTAGGCCAGGATGGCCTCGTCGTACTTGCCCTGTGCGTAGAAGGTCTCGCCTATCCAGAACTGGGCGTTGCCGGCCCAGGCGTGCTGGGGGAATTTCTCGAGAAAAGCCTGCATCTTCTCGCGCGCTTCCGTGTATCGGTGGGCCTGGAAGGACGCGTAAGCTTCGTTATAGAAGTCCTTGGGCGACGGCGCGGCCGCGGGGGTGTTGCCGAGGCCATCCTCGCGGCCCGCGCCCCGAAGGGCGGCCAGCTTGCCCTTGATGAAGACGAGGTCCGCCTCCACTCTCTCCAGCCGGGAGCGCATCTCGGTCATCGCCTCGGCGTCGGCGGCGGTGCCCCCGCTGTCCAGCCGCGTCTTGACGAGCTGCATCTCCCCGGCAAGCTGGTCGAGCTTCTTGTCGACGACGTGTTTGTTCTCGTCGAACCGGCCGTTGAGGGCCTGGACTTCCCTCAGAAGGTCGGAGACTTTCGCGTACAGGTCGGCCTGGCTCTCCCGGAGCGCCGTCACCGTCTCCTCCGCCGGGAGGGAGCCGGCCTGCGCCTTGAACGCGGCCATGTCGCGCTTCAGGGCGTCCATGGAGCTCTGGAGCGCCGCCACGTCCTTCTTCATGCGGTAGGAGTCCTGCTTCAGGTCGTTGATGTCCACCTGCATTTCCGGAAGCCGGGCGCATCCGGCAAGGAGGAGCACCCCCACGAGGGGGAGAAACATCATGACCGGCAGGGTTCTCACCGGGTGGCTCCGATAACGAAGTGCGCCCTTCTGTTGCGGGACCAGCAGTTCTCGGCCGCTTCCTCGCAGAGGGGCTTTTCCTCGCCGTAGCTGATGGTCTCTATCTTCTTGGCGGAAACGCCGCTGGCGACAAGGTATTCCTTCACGGAGGCGGCGCGCCGGTCGCCCAGGGCCAGGTTGTACTCGTTGGTGCCGCGCTCGTCGCAGTGTCCTTCGATGAGGACGCGGGCGTCGCCGTTGCCTGAGAGCCAGTGCGAAAGGTTATCGAGCATGGGCCGTGCATCGGGCCGTATGGCATAGCTGTCAAAAGCGAAATGAATGTCCTCGAAGGTGACGGCGGCCTGGGCGGCGGGGGTTGTCTCGGGGGCCACTTCCTCGGAGCTGACGCCTTCGTCGGGGATTGTCTCCTGTCCCTGCATCTCTCCGGCTACGGTCTTTTCCTGGCTCTCGGGGGGCGTGCCTTCTTCGGTACCCATGTCGGTTGCCACCCTTTTCTGCGAGCACCCCAGGACGAGGAGTCCCAGAAGCAGAACCCAAAAAACTTTCTTCATTGCCTTCCTCCTTTCGCCTCTACGGGCATTATCATTTTGGAGACCACCGGGGCGAGGACGCCTTGAGCCCCGGGGGCGATATTCTCATCTGCCCTCCGCCGTCGGAGCGCATGACGTAGATGCTCTTGTAGCCATCCCTGTCCGACGTAAACACTATGAACCTGCCATCTGGAGAGAACGAGGGCTCTTCGTTGTTGCCGGCGTCGGTGAGGCGCCTGAGGCCGGAGCCGTCTGTGCGGACGATGAAGATATGGTTCCTCCCCTCATATCTTCCCGAAAACGCCACCGTGTCCCCGCCGGGGGACCAGGAAGGCGACGTGTTGTAGTTGCCCTCAAAGGTCAAACGCACTCTATTATACCCGAACGGGTCAATAGAGTAAATCTGAGGCGTGCCGCCCCTGTCGGAGACGAAGGCCACTCTGTCGCCCCGGGGCGAGACGGTGGGAGAGACCTCGATTCCCGGGCCCGAGGTAATGCGGGTGAGCTTTCTCCGGCTGAGGTCGTAGCGGTACAGGTCGGGGGTGCCCTCCCGGGAGGACGAGAAGGTGAAGGACTTCCCGTCGGGGAAGAAGTCTCCGGCGATGTCCGTTCCGCCGGAGGAGAACACGAGGCTTTCC
This window harbors:
- the amrA gene encoding AmmeMemoRadiSam system protein A, which encodes MHPIVELAKRAAEEYVRHGRVLEAPADPDGVLGRKAAVFVCVKTAGHLRGCIGTMAPMTENAAQETIRNAVAAVAEDPRFFPVGEAELRELEFTVDVLSTPEIVQSAWHLDTRRYGVIVSKGGRRGVLLPDIEGVDTVEKQLEIAMTKAGIDPGEEGMTIERFEVERYR
- the pal gene encoding peptidoglycan-associated lipoprotein Pal, with product MKKVFWVLLLGLLVLGCSQKRVATDMGTEEGTPPESQEKTVAGEMQGQETIPDEGVSSEEVAPETTPAAQAAVTFEDIHFAFDSYAIRPDARPMLDNLSHWLSGNGDARVLIEGHCDERGTNEYNLALGDRRAASVKEYLVASGVSAKKIETISYGEEKPLCEEAAENCWSRNRRAHFVIGATR
- the ybgF gene encoding tol-pal system protein YbgF, whose amino-acid sequence is MMFLPLVGVLLLAGCARLPEMQVDINDLKQDSYRMKKDVAALQSSMDALKRDMAAFKAQAGSLPAEETVTALRESQADLYAKVSDLLREVQALNGRFDENKHVVDKKLDQLAGEMQLVKTRLDSGGTAADAEAMTEMRSRLERVEADLVFIKGKLAALRGAGREDGLGNTPAAAPSPKDFYNEAYASFQAHRYTEAREKMQAFLEKFPQHAWAGNAQFWIGETFYAQGKYDEAILAYEEVLEKYADSPKVPAAMLKQAYAFLKLPGDKNVKAAKGVLRSLIEKYPKDKTAEAAARKLKELD
- a CDS encoding polyprenyl synthetase family protein, with protein sequence MKDQILDMKKIFAASARDLGRVEEALMGLFQSQVLFIPAIGKHLVQSGGKRLRPLFLLSGARLAGYGGDEHITLAAIIEAIHTASLLHDDVVDQAELRRGRPTAHSLWGNQVVVLVGDYLYSNALREAVLLRKQRIMETLSEATTRMTQGELLQLEKVSDTTLTEEDYLEIIKAKTGVLISAACRSAGILAGLTPRKEEALAAYGLRAGTAFQMADDVLDYMAHEDDLGKRLGKDLDEGKITLPLICLLRAVTEAERVEINDIVEGDLTEEGLRRVMELFTRYDALTESMGKARALVEEAKAELLVFPPSTARDEMFEIAEYALQREK
- the moaC gene encoding cyclic pyranopterin monophosphate synthase MoaC; this translates as MARLTHLDERGKARMVDVSGKPPVRRRARATGSVRMKKETLALVIEGGIPKGDVLAVARVAGIMAAKKTPELIPLCHPLPLSSIEVDLRPDTKKNRIDISASVSTVAQTGVEMEALVAVSAAALAVYDMCKAVDKEMTITDIALKEKSKGAPGAARSDRPTGRND
- a CDS encoding DUF4388 domain-containing protein, with translation MSDFPERGYLRNYSLPRMLIFLNRHRVTGTVSITSQGTKKAIYLKKGNAVFASSTYEDDRLGEMLVKAGKITVAQYDRAVTEMLESGKRLGSVLVEQGTLSPQDLFWGVKFQVQEIIYSLFQLRDGVYEFSEGNVPAELITLDLSMAKIIYEGVKRIEDWTRIKAEMPPADTVFVYSPDPLSLFQKVSLSDEGQRILSLVDGRRTISDIVEAAGINNFEALKTLYVLCSIGMVTDSSHNEPVAFTVEDILKPLDDERDEFVERVTSIHAALGSLSHHQLLSLEEDAGLDDLNRQYYNLSKEFHPDRHGSSVDETIREKTNDIFQAITRSYQVLKEQMSGQARGVSPGRAQPARGQDGLTREMLRDGKERIKQGRFGDAADCLKVAVEAAPDCVDCWTHYALALSRLAGRLPEAARAMLAAQELEPDNAGHYANLGLIYLRGKKLREAQEQFERALALDPSNQKAQKGLSQIPGRVP